One window of Leptotrichia sp. oral taxon 498 genomic DNA carries:
- a CDS encoding M13 family metallopeptidase, whose amino-acid sequence MKKIFIIWAILIAANSVFAEENTNVENEKKVNEVTKKTNTKKIEFWDFYEQQQTKFLKPNDQKLFNDLDKSVRPQDDFYKYVNNKWDKSTVIPRAKSSWGSFVEVTEKNHDFLKNLIKELEEKNVSGNTNEQKILTLYKSFSDMKKRNELGISPIKNSLDKINAIKDIKDLQKYNIENTRQGENEFYGWGIGTDFNNAKNYAVFLGSASLGLSVDYYQKDTAENRKILAEYTNYVSDILKFAGEKDTLQKAQKIVQFEKDMANTMLKVEDYHDVKKYNNPKSVKDLANITKNINLADYLQKVGVNTDKVIITELNYFKNLDRFLRDENIDLIKDYMKFQLVDGSSSYLTDELGKRSFEFYGKYLNGQKERETLEKRALYFTNGSLGEMVGQIYVKRNFSPEAKRDTKEMVEYIRKALKNRITKLTWMSETTKKKALEKLAKINVKIGYPDKWKDYSTLVFTNDDTLYDLVEKMNDWSYKEALKKVGKPVDKTEWGMSANTVNAYYSPTGNEIVFPAGILQPPFYDVKNSEAAANFGAIGTVIAHEITHGFDVSGASYDGDGNVRNWWTAEDKAKFDAVSKKLANEFSSYTVIDDTKVNGEFTLTENIADLGGVNIAYDALQLYLKDHPDATKAYDDTISKLFFLSYARMWRQKSTPEYLKNMTKSDSHSPNFLRVNAILKNVDAFEKTFEVKEGDKMYKAPADRIKIW is encoded by the coding sequence ATGAAAAAAATATTTATAATTTGGGCAATTTTAATAGCCGCAAATAGTGTTTTTGCGGAAGAAAATACGAATGTAGAAAATGAAAAAAAAGTAAATGAAGTAACAAAAAAAACAAATACAAAAAAAATAGAATTTTGGGATTTTTATGAGCAGCAGCAGACAAAATTTTTAAAGCCTAATGATCAGAAACTGTTTAATGATTTAGATAAAAGTGTGAGACCGCAAGATGATTTTTACAAATATGTAAACAATAAATGGGATAAAAGTACAGTGATTCCAAGAGCAAAATCGTCTTGGGGATCATTTGTCGAAGTTACGGAAAAAAATCATGATTTTTTGAAAAATTTGATAAAGGAACTGGAAGAAAAAAATGTAAGCGGAAATACAAATGAACAGAAAATTTTAACTTTATACAAAAGTTTTTCCGATATGAAAAAAAGAAATGAACTTGGAATTTCGCCGATTAAAAACAGTTTGGATAAAATTAATGCGATTAAAGATATAAAAGATTTGCAAAAATATAATATTGAAAATACAAGACAGGGGGAAAACGAATTTTATGGCTGGGGAATTGGAACGGATTTTAATAATGCTAAAAATTATGCCGTATTTTTAGGAAGTGCAAGTTTAGGGCTATCTGTAGATTATTATCAAAAGGATACCGCTGAAAATAGAAAAATTTTGGCAGAATATACAAACTATGTCAGCGATATATTGAAATTTGCCGGAGAAAAAGATACATTGCAAAAAGCGCAAAAGATTGTACAATTTGAAAAAGATATGGCAAATACGATGTTAAAGGTGGAAGATTACCACGATGTGAAAAAGTACAACAATCCAAAAAGTGTAAAAGACTTGGCAAATATTACAAAAAATATAAATTTAGCTGACTACTTGCAAAAAGTTGGAGTAAATACAGATAAAGTCATCATTACTGAGCTAAATTACTTTAAAAATCTGGATAGATTCTTGCGGGATGAAAATATAGATTTAATCAAGGACTATATGAAATTTCAATTAGTTGACGGCTCATCTTCATACCTTACAGATGAACTTGGAAAAAGAAGTTTTGAGTTTTATGGAAAGTATTTAAATGGTCAGAAAGAAAGAGAAACTCTTGAAAAAAGGGCATTGTATTTTACAAACGGCTCACTTGGAGAGATGGTGGGACAAATTTATGTCAAAAGAAATTTTTCGCCTGAAGCTAAAAGAGATACAAAAGAAATGGTTGAATATATAAGAAAAGCGCTAAAAAATAGAATTACAAAACTTACTTGGATGAGTGAAACGACTAAGAAAAAAGCACTGGAAAAATTGGCAAAAATAAATGTTAAAATAGGTTATCCAGATAAATGGAAAGACTACAGCACATTGGTTTTCACAAATGACGATACACTTTATGACTTAGTTGAAAAAATGAACGACTGGAGCTATAAAGAAGCTCTAAAAAAAGTTGGAAAACCTGTAGATAAAACTGAGTGGGGAATGTCTGCGAATACAGTAAATGCCTATTATTCGCCAACTGGAAATGAAATAGTATTTCCGGCAGGAATACTTCAGCCTCCATTTTATGATGTCAAAAACTCTGAAGCCGCTGCAAATTTTGGAGCAATTGGAACTGTGATTGCACATGAAATAACGCACGGATTTGATGTGTCGGGAGCTTCATATGACGGGGACGGAAACGTGAGAAATTGGTGGACTGCTGAAGATAAAGCAAAATTTGATGCTGTTTCAAAAAAATTGGCAAACGAATTTTCAAGTTACACAGTAATAGATGATACAAAGGTAAACGGTGAATTTACATTGACTGAAAATATTGCCGATTTAGGCGGGGTAAATATCGCTTATGATGCATTGCAGCTTTATTTAAAAGATCATCCAGATGCGACAAAAGCTTATGATGACACAATAAGTAAATTATTCTTCTTAAGTTATGCGAGAATGTGGCGTCAAAAATCAACGCCTGAATATTTGAAAAATATGACAAAATCAGATTCTCATTCGCCAAACTTTTTAAGAGTAAACGCAATTTTGAAAAATGTCGATGCCTTTGAGAAAACATTTGAAGTAAAAGAAGGAGATAAGATGTATAAAGCTCCTGCTGATAGAATTAAGATTTGGTAA
- a CDS encoding autotransporter domain-containing protein translates to MELQLYNIDKESTINADTSEWKIASSNSTLLNKGNLNLVDGYNLVGMMIDIERSNDTDKVQDKVINDGVININSQKSVGIDFGKYMNGLLKVDVELGTINVNGSNNYGFRMSNIFDGTTDYYKDEDGSSPTNGVVHMTFKGDDYYNEATVDGKGKTITVAGNNNVGVSISKGMSATGSSINNHGNNANKNGNTSAVVANGSSQKYGTTNSIANVKNLNILVTGSENVGFLRNENSSSNNINDIELNDNTVQSLTFGDNTANGGSKATKSTLVRSDKYGISINRDLSVTSGGVKNSFAQASKGGYVKLNSGKTLTSTLDEFTGMLATGKDSANNPSEVTNEGTINLSGNNVSDIGLAAVDSAIAENKGKIIISSTGSNNAGIYVGGGATPATANIGVNSEITVSGTNSTGIYNQGTVNINDNNKITGIGGTTGIYSDGGTINNSLSKVATININDTTKTASGVYIKNGAQVNLTNAAINVQSGSAGVTSEDTKGAATPSNLNLTGATLTYNGEGYAVYSNNGKINLTNATINLDGKATGFSRENASDLIFSNTKFIALSDDVTVSNLKNITPALNQNNLNNEINGALGLGLSVSGAPGINNYKLANIDGATLNINSNIDKNAVANGTGDINASTYVRNTTFQRTNIILNSGYNVSSLLNSAELANIKKGAVVGLDISSSRSAASSGETGITMQSGSYIKADRTDGGSGAVGLYVNYGQVQVDNGSTINVEKEATNVATSTSSNFNTGIFTKDAGTSIENNGSIITGDNSYGIYGVGDITTGSNSLTKVGNNGVAIFSTSSLLNLNGTVTVGQNEAVGLFTTGTNPVTINGNIQNFNIGDGSYGYVLMGSGGTTLLSNTPNVTVGNDTVFIYSADKFGTITNNTALSSTGSNNYGIYSAQDVINNANINYSSGVGNVAIYSTNGTITNNAIIDVSASDTITDPDNKKYGIGMATGYYNENTRSVTNQGTIINNGTINVTKDGSIGMYAVGSGSIAINSATGVINLDGNNTTGMYIDKNAVGINYGTIQTVANSSGTGIIGVVVANGGIIKNYGQIIISGNGNVGIYKQNANPSSVMEGETDPVTGARGTITATNGAKKTGTPNTDTSKRIKGLEIQARGLSPVVIKRNNIVVTPDTVDTVAATPQPNYVTVNSKLVNLGEIPNTARSGNGNKNLGTITSIGMYVDTSGVNYTNPIKGIQYLKGLEKIDLIFGSEAASYTNAKDIKVANNILEPYNKAILEAVNLGVDAEWILNSGNLNWIATATQKSDSTLSAVYLSKIPYTSYALDGDTDNYNFLDGLEQRYGVDWYGDRGSREKILFNKLNDLGKSETKIFTQAVDEMKGHEYSNTQHRIKETTDILSKEFEYLRKDWRNPSKQNNKIKVFGQKNEYETDTAGIIDYTSNAYGVAYVHEDETVKMGDSQGWYAGAVKNHFKFEDLGGSRENQTMIKAGLFKTMSPANDHNGSLRWTVAADMFGGIDEMKRRYWIVDDIFNARSDYYSYGTSLKTELEYDIRLSERAHLRPYGALKMEYGKFTNIKEDDGEIRLKIDSNDYFSVKPEIGAEFKYIQPLALRTQLSVGLSAAFENELGRLDDVNNKAKVRYTAADWYNLRNEKENKHGNGKFDLNIGLDNTRFGMTLNAGYDTNGKNIRSGIGFRAIY, encoded by the coding sequence TTGGAACTGCAACTTTATAATATTGATAAAGAATCAACTATAAATGCTGATACAAGTGAATGGAAAATTGCAAGTTCTAATTCTACATTACTAAATAAAGGAAATTTAAATTTAGTCGATGGTTATAACTTAGTTGGAATGATGATAGATATAGAGCGTTCCAATGATACTGATAAAGTGCAAGATAAAGTTATAAATGACGGGGTTATTAATATAAATTCCCAAAAAAGTGTAGGAATAGATTTTGGTAAATATATGAACGGACTACTTAAAGTTGATGTTGAACTTGGAACTATCAATGTCAATGGAAGTAATAACTATGGATTTAGAATGAGCAATATTTTTGATGGGACTACGGATTATTATAAAGATGAAGATGGTTCATCTCCAACAAACGGTGTTGTTCATATGACTTTTAAAGGTGATGATTACTATAACGAAGCAACTGTTGACGGTAAAGGAAAAACTATTACTGTAGCAGGAAACAATAATGTCGGAGTGTCAATTAGTAAAGGAATGTCAGCTACTGGAAGCAGTATTAATAATCATGGGAATAATGCCAATAAGAATGGGAATACGTCTGCAGTTGTAGCAAATGGCTCTTCACAAAAATATGGAACTACAAACTCAATTGCAAATGTGAAAAATTTAAATATACTTGTAACTGGAAGTGAAAATGTAGGATTTCTAAGAAATGAAAATTCCAGTAGTAATAATATAAATGATATTGAATTAAATGACAACACTGTTCAAAGTTTAACATTCGGAGATAATACCGCTAATGGTGGAAGTAAAGCTACGAAAAGTACTTTGGTCAGAAGTGATAAATATGGAATTTCGATTAATAGAGATTTGAGTGTAACTTCTGGAGGAGTTAAAAATAGTTTTGCGCAGGCTTCTAAAGGTGGATACGTCAAGCTTAATTCTGGAAAAACTTTGACTAGTACATTAGACGAATTTACAGGGATGCTTGCTACTGGTAAAGATTCCGCTAACAATCCTTCTGAAGTAACAAATGAAGGAACTATTAATTTATCTGGAAATAATGTGAGTGATATTGGACTTGCGGCAGTAGACAGTGCTATTGCTGAAAATAAAGGTAAAATAATAATTTCTAGTACTGGAAGTAACAATGCCGGAATTTATGTGGGCGGCGGCGCAACTCCTGCAACTGCAAATATAGGTGTAAATAGTGAAATTACTGTATCTGGGACTAATTCTACAGGTATTTACAATCAGGGAACTGTTAATATAAATGATAACAATAAAATTACTGGAATTGGAGGGACTACTGGTATATATAGTGATGGTGGGACTATAAATAATAGTTTGAGTAAAGTTGCAACTATTAATATAAATGATACTACAAAAACTGCCAGTGGTGTTTATATTAAAAACGGAGCTCAAGTTAATCTGACAAATGCTGCGATTAACGTACAAAGTGGTTCTGCGGGAGTTACTTCAGAAGACACTAAAGGAGCTGCAACTCCTTCAAATTTAAATTTAACAGGAGCTACTCTTACTTATAATGGGGAAGGATATGCTGTTTATTCCAATAATGGGAAAATTAACTTAACTAATGCGACTATTAATTTAGATGGAAAGGCTACTGGATTTTCTAGGGAAAATGCAAGTGATTTGATATTTAGCAACACAAAATTTATTGCACTTTCAGATGATGTTACTGTTAGTAATTTAAAAAATATTACACCAGCTCTTAATCAAAATAATTTGAATAATGAAATTAATGGTGCTTTGGGATTAGGACTTAGTGTTAGTGGTGCGCCTGGAATTAATAATTATAAACTTGCTAATATTGACGGAGCAACTCTGAATATTAATAGTAATATTGATAAAAATGCTGTAGCAAACGGAACAGGTGATATTAATGCAAGTACTTATGTCAGAAATACAACATTTCAAAGAACTAATATTATATTAAATTCAGGTTACAATGTAAGTTCATTACTGAATAGTGCAGAATTAGCAAATATTAAGAAAGGTGCTGTTGTAGGTCTAGATATTAGTTCCAGCAGAAGTGCAGCAAGTAGTGGAGAAACTGGAATCACAATGCAATCAGGTTCATACATTAAAGCTGACAGAACTGATGGTGGCAGTGGTGCAGTTGGACTTTATGTGAACTATGGACAAGTTCAAGTTGATAACGGTTCTACAATCAATGTTGAAAAAGAAGCAACAAATGTGGCAACTTCAACTTCATCGAATTTTAATACAGGAATTTTTACAAAAGATGCGGGAACCAGTATAGAAAATAACGGAAGTATAATCACAGGAGATAACTCTTACGGAATTTACGGAGTTGGAGATATTACAACGGGCTCAAATTCATTAACCAAAGTAGGAAATAATGGAGTGGCAATATTTTCGACAAGTTCACTATTAAATTTAAATGGAACCGTAACAGTTGGACAAAATGAGGCGGTGGGATTATTTACAACAGGAACTAATCCTGTAACAATTAATGGAAATATTCAAAATTTTAATATTGGAGACGGTTCTTATGGGTATGTCTTAATGGGAAGTGGCGGAACAACACTATTGAGTAATACACCAAATGTAACAGTAGGAAATGATACAGTATTTATTTATTCTGCCGATAAATTTGGAACAATTACAAATAATACTGCACTCTCTTCTACTGGAAGTAATAACTACGGTATTTATTCGGCACAAGATGTTATAAATAACGCAAATATTAATTATTCCAGTGGAGTTGGAAATGTGGCAATTTACAGTACCAATGGAACAATTACAAATAATGCAATAATTGATGTAAGCGCTTCTGACACGATTACCGATCCAGACAATAAAAAATATGGAATTGGTATGGCTACAGGATATTATAACGAAAATACAAGAAGTGTTACAAATCAAGGTACAATTATAAATAATGGAACAATAAATGTTACAAAAGATGGAAGTATTGGAATGTATGCAGTTGGAAGCGGTTCAATTGCCATAAACAGTGCAACAGGTGTAATTAACCTAGATGGAAATAACACAACTGGAATGTACATAGATAAAAATGCAGTTGGTATAAATTATGGAACTATTCAAACTGTTGCAAATTCAAGTGGAACTGGAATAATAGGAGTAGTTGTTGCAAATGGTGGAATAATAAAAAACTACGGACAAATTATTATTTCAGGGAATGGAAATGTTGGGATTTACAAACAAAATGCAAATCCGTCAAGTGTCATGGAAGGTGAAACTGATCCAGTGACTGGAGCAAGAGGAACAATAACTGCGACAAATGGAGCTAAAAAAACTGGAACGCCTAACACGGATACAAGTAAAAGAATAAAAGGCTTGGAGATTCAAGCAAGGGGACTTAGTCCAGTAGTTATAAAAAGAAATAATATTGTTGTAACGCCAGATACTGTAGATACAGTGGCTGCAACGCCACAGCCAAATTATGTAACTGTGAACTCTAAATTAGTAAATTTAGGAGAAATTCCAAATACTGCAAGAAGTGGAAATGGGAATAAAAATTTGGGAACAATCACATCTATTGGAATGTATGTTGATACTTCAGGAGTGAATTATACAAATCCAATAAAGGGAATACAATATTTAAAAGGCTTGGAAAAAATTGATCTGATTTTTGGGAGTGAAGCAGCCAGCTATACAAACGCAAAAGATATAAAAGTGGCAAATAACATTTTGGAACCATATAATAAAGCAATATTGGAAGCAGTAAATCTGGGAGTAGATGCAGAATGGATATTAAATTCTGGAAATTTAAACTGGATAGCTACGGCTACACAAAAATCTGACAGTACATTGAGTGCAGTTTATTTATCAAAAATACCATATACTTCTTATGCTTTGGACGGTGATACTGATAATTATAATTTTTTAGATGGTTTAGAACAGAGATATGGAGTTGATTGGTATGGAGATAGAGGTTCAAGAGAAAAAATATTATTTAATAAATTAAATGATTTAGGAAAATCTGAAACTAAAATATTCACACAAGCTGTTGATGAAATGAAAGGTCATGAGTATTCAAATACCCAACATAGAATAAAAGAAACAACAGATATATTGTCAAAAGAATTTGAATATTTAAGAAAAGATTGGAGAAATCCATCTAAACAAAATAATAAAATCAAAGTATTCGGTCAAAAAAATGAATATGAGACAGATACTGCTGGAATAATTGATTATACAAGCAATGCTTATGGAGTAGCCTATGTTCACGAAGATGAAACGGTTAAAATGGGAGATTCGCAAGGATGGTATGCAGGAGCTGTTAAAAATCATTTTAAGTTTGAAGATTTGGGTGGTTCAAGAGAAAATCAAACTATGATAAAAGCGGGATTATTTAAAACAATGTCGCCTGCAAATGACCACAATGGCTCACTTAGATGGACCGTTGCAGCAGATATGTTTGGTGGAATTGACGAAATGAAACGTCGATATTGGATAGTTGATGATATATTCAATGCTAGATCTGATTATTATTCTTATGGAACTTCTTTAAAAACAGAATTAGAATATGATATAAGACTTAGTGAGAGAGCTCATTTGAGACCTTATGGAGCCTTGAAAATGGAATATGGGAAATTTACGAATATAAAAGAAGATGATGGAGAAATTAGATTAAAAATAGATTCAAATGATTATTTTTCAGTAAAACCAGAAATTGGAGCAGAATTTAAATATATTCAACCATTAGCATTAAGGACACAACTCTCTGTGGGATTATCAGCCGCTTTCGAAAATGAGCTAGGAAGATTAGATGATGTAAATAATAAGGCAAAAGTAAGATATACAGCAGCAGATTGGTATAATTTAAGAAATGAAAAAGAAAATAAACATGGTAATGGAAAATTTGACTTGAATATCGGATTAGACAATACAAGATTTGGAATGACGTTAAATGCTGGATATGATACCAATGGAAAAAATATAAGAAGTGGAATAGGATTTAGAGCAATTTATTAG
- the rimP gene encoding ribosome maturation factor RimP, translated as MEKILNEFEKKIELHLKEMNLELADVEYVRDGGYNYLRVYVEKEEGVTTLDDCIDFSRKIDGIADELIDEKFFLEVSTPGIERKLKKEKDFVRFTGEKINVHTKSNIEGTKKFIGKLEKFENSTIFISDVKLKKVVQIPLEKLKKANLVYEIPNGILDSEED; from the coding sequence ATGGAAAAAATTTTGAATGAATTTGAAAAGAAAATCGAATTACATTTGAAAGAAATGAATTTAGAACTGGCTGATGTTGAATATGTACGAGATGGCGGTTATAATTATTTGAGAGTTTATGTGGAAAAGGAAGAAGGGGTGACGACATTAGATGACTGTATTGACTTTAGCAGAAAAATTGATGGAATTGCCGACGAGCTTATAGATGAGAAGTTTTTTCTGGAAGTTTCAACTCCGGGGATTGAACGTAAACTGAAAAAAGAAAAAGATTTTGTGCGATTTACTGGAGAAAAGATTAATGTTCACACAAAAAGCAATATTGAAGGAACTAAGAAATTTATTGGAAAATTAGAAAAATTTGAAAATAGTACAATTTTTATTTCTGATGTGAAGTTGAAAAAAGTAGTTCAAATTCCGCTGGAAAAATTGAAAAAGGCGAATTTGGTGTATGAAATACCCAACGGAATATTAGATAGCGAGGAGGATTAG
- the nusA gene encoding transcription termination factor NusA, whose protein sequence is MKGKDQKIFLEALDELEKEKGILKEELLETIETALLAAYKKNYGERDNVKVIINRNSGDVKVFSQKKVVEVVENPDDEISLEDAVSLKKRSKLGDILDLEINAENFKRNAIQNAKQIVVQKVRECEKRNIFNKFKEIENTIVSANVRKTDEKGNLYVDINGLEAIIPAKELSSVDSFKQGDRIKVFIGEVEENTKFTKTFISRKSEELLRGLLKLEIPEIEEGIIEIKNIAREAGSRAKVAVYSNDENLDVKGACIGKNGLRIQSVIDELGGEKIDVVLWDEDIKEFVKNSLNPAQVLSVEIIEEDGENEKISESEGEKTDKELEKTKIARVFVKDGQLSLAIGKKGQNSRLAARLCGIKIDINTVEDSEI, encoded by the coding sequence GTGAAAGGGAAAGACCAAAAAATATTTTTGGAAGCGCTTGATGAATTAGAGAAAGAAAAAGGGATTTTGAAGGAGGAGCTGCTTGAAACGATAGAAACAGCACTTCTTGCAGCATATAAAAAAAATTATGGGGAAAGGGATAACGTTAAAGTTATAATAAATAGAAATAGTGGAGATGTGAAGGTATTTTCACAAAAAAAAGTTGTAGAAGTTGTGGAAAATCCAGATGATGAAATAAGTTTAGAAGATGCAGTTTCGTTGAAAAAGAGATCAAAATTGGGCGATATTTTGGATTTGGAAATCAATGCGGAAAATTTTAAAAGAAATGCTATTCAAAATGCAAAGCAAATTGTTGTGCAAAAAGTTAGAGAATGCGAAAAAAGAAATATTTTTAACAAATTTAAAGAAATCGAAAACACAATTGTTTCAGCAAATGTCAGAAAAACCGATGAGAAAGGCAACTTATATGTCGATATTAATGGACTTGAAGCGATTATTCCCGCAAAGGAGCTCTCAAGTGTGGATTCTTTTAAGCAAGGGGATAGAATAAAAGTTTTTATCGGGGAAGTTGAAGAAAATACGAAATTTACAAAGACATTTATTTCAAGAAAATCAGAAGAGCTTTTAAGAGGACTGTTAAAACTTGAAATTCCTGAAATTGAAGAAGGGATTATTGAAATAAAAAATATCGCCAGAGAAGCTGGAAGCCGTGCTAAGGTCGCAGTTTATTCAAATGATGAAAATCTTGATGTAAAGGGAGCTTGTATCGGGAAAAATGGTCTTAGAATTCAAAGTGTCATTGATGAACTGGGCGGAGAAAAGATAGATGTTGTACTTTGGGACGAAGATATTAAAGAATTTGTAAAAAATTCGCTAAATCCAGCGCAAGTTTTATCAGTGGAAATTATTGAAGAGGATGGAGAAAATGAAAAAATTAGTGAAAGCGAAGGCGAAAAAACTGATAAAGAGCTTGAAAAAACAAAAATTGCAAGAGTATTTGTTAAAGATGGCCAGCTTTCTCTTGCAATTGGGAAAAAAGGTCAAAATTCAAGACTTGCTGCTAGACTTTGTGGAATAAAAATTGACATTAATACTGTGGAAGATAGTGAAATATAA
- a CDS encoding DUF448 domain-containing protein yields the protein MPTRMCVCCRRKGEKSSFFRMAQRDKKYVFDKEMKIQARGFYVCKMKECIERLSKNKKYDIEIQCLIKMLENIKKNDIIDILKPMKNSDFFVFGIEENIYYIKKEKVKLVVIPRDINKKYIEEFLHLQKKYSINIIFIEKKEKFIKLFMRDVNVIGIFDKKVIKGILKKI from the coding sequence ATGCCAACTAGAATGTGTGTCTGCTGTCGAAGAAAAGGTGAAAAGTCTTCTTTTTTCAGAATGGCACAAAGAGATAAAAAATATGTTTTTGACAAAGAAATGAAAATTCAAGCTCGCGGATTTTATGTCTGCAAAATGAAAGAATGTATTGAGAGATTGTCAAAAAATAAAAAATATGATATTGAGATTCAATGTTTGATAAAAATGTTGGAAAATATAAAGAAAAATGATATAATTGATATTTTAAAACCGATGAAAAATTCAGATTTTTTTGTCTTTGGAATTGAAGAAAATATTTATTATATAAAAAAGGAAAAAGTAAAATTAGTTGTAATTCCTCGTGATATAAATAAAAAATATATCGAAGAGTTTTTACATTTACAAAAAAAATATTCTATAAATATTATTTTTATCGAAAAAAAAGAAAAATTTATTAAACTTTTTATGCGAGATGTGAATGTCATTGGAATTTTTGATAAAAAAGTAATAAAGGGAATATTAAAAAAAATATAA